A genomic segment from Osmerus mordax isolate fOsmMor3 chromosome 5, fOsmMor3.pri, whole genome shotgun sequence encodes:
- the znf318 gene encoding LOW QUALITY PROTEIN: uncharacterized protein znf318 (The sequence of the model RefSeq protein was modified relative to this genomic sequence to represent the inferred CDS: deleted 1 base in 1 codon): protein MGYGPMSGPPDPQGFATVPMMPGYGPVGEYGAVANYATIPPPVWPTEASTCVPSNQEVIVNPAPDQPAWIKALISGPESTEKTTESTSPNEPNQPKDESKKPKDESKASTKKAKPQGLLGTRTFDKPPPGRSTGIISFIGPSYGFIEREDLKKFTFSFDAFFGSRKALAPGVRVHFTACKEMSNEIATDVKVAPGGTENVDTEIYEGVVIESYTEAQIGVRQKPGYIEVNVGPEKSKLPYEKRDCTVTLLAGDHVLINLLTDIVTQNKRATNIKPKIPATFKHTEETREKGAILDIKDTEGIIVSEDHPNLPFDLTENLGDTEFSPTDEVEFTVISVKEKKKAIRVRKLKGGSVKFDSETQSVLEEVKEKEEIKKKEEVALAKDKWKPVSSELPPVMTEVVEDISKEQYEGTVLKAILKNPQQLPAEGHESEKGKLVMTLAGEQKQLTFEPQDIRTAATMLDGDKIKFNISTHRETKKERAVNVNISPETFAESTEQRRTGMVVEIEDLSGFIKCQQNPQLFFHMSEVMEFKKLELNEKVEFSVIPHETAEGGSQAIRIKRLTERVFLPVPKLGGVGTKKIKKQMTIKLMKDSTTNLDDKGKPEDMKTKLPTESDKMKAVVKTLRSKDNKPSTGRKDSDSRRRRNERSKSRSRSPGKDAFGRHRRAPSLSREQDRHSRPRRSRSRERSRRRSRSHSRSRSRSRERMGSKGRSSREYEGSGQRRSRDSSLPPGEPRHGGGVDQELARKKRELEELNDMIARRKAMVTMAPPRGGILDMRPMEKTCIDYDHGRIAVPITEFKPVKSILKKRTESVSGPLFPIKNEPPDHDQYHYNPPTLDHIQSFDSPEQSHLLYTQRSSKMSYYDDSPYEQTSAQDHFYQSQSLQEHSAPVNTHTAYQTPPSQHNPSQPTPNQLSPQQTPPSQSPPCQSPPGQPSSKQNPQSLLSSQSTLHPIIPKQPSPGPSSSSKRNSSPPSQKSSPEEKRNLTTQISRFLNILNKGVDTSLFSTIVQEAQDEISVLAENTQVVPQSHPELNAGKYDPHSVREADPEKTFSFSRNVLKSPDEHDSCKTTDHSQDDLLPHERAIQDGSGFSRILSMAQEKYSPSAYQKATDLDEDEKFLYHGKGSAADGEHYKRSSGSRERQKPVSEGRKLSPTRQTREGSTSKSEHFDKIQSLLRTIGLNLDTGEVSKLADRTQERLYGRTEKSSSERSEREREHSSSRRDDRHRSRTRSADSENLRSTSPARLSSRKPYSSYEPTSEYSGFLDQKEEEALEKARQMQSLTKTVRNASEQTMPITPPSNPTPVTSSSSLYPDQLPGYSYSTTDYGWHQGASTQYTIPPTSAAPSSCQQAPGVYQQAQYSSYVGHTSSLPTHYYGQPPAGPPPVSPYPLHSLAPIVQSTSLAKPQQVNTLIQVTPMSSTSDDSKQTVVATSVSRCLKVIETVKTKTVQKESPKPGKVVQFNLQSSEAAQPHAASTVGKQALSGSEDDIEAKQKKRLEQFNQRMMEKSKQQFTQRMIDKQQMKDLRARNQNQNNPPGKVLSTEPKNIWICGHSLIYWAEMRAKSPEVGMQLGMDPSSVVVWWKGMQGMTWPQLLPQLLQLKIKWPNPDVIIMHLGGNDLGTDSPTDLLASVKKDLTSMRSIFPQCLLVWSDILPRRVWRHSEDSLEVDLVRATVNRRVHSIIAELGGTALTHDNIRCGTDTGLYRPDGVHLSGKGIDTYNLNLQDFLEKWEMEANNATESSYLAKMYGGRPPPRDEYPPYKGRGPSPRGSHTGPGRPYTRPITRDDRGRPRAPVHHGYHDHGSADTYRRSPPRRRYSSPDPGSDRRAGGEYWGSVPPRERSPSPPRGRIPIDHSLVITVGNERTGSGTVPPRNSIPYDRDYTPRPAYDGTDDHGQRRRSPSRGRSRPQSRSPVAGRSKSRPRSHSGSPNRSRARSRARSKSRPRSHSGSPNRSRARSRARSKSRPRSHSRSRSPDSSRARSRARSRSRPQSRSRSRSLEKSRGRSVSRAHSTSRAQSRGRSVGRKRSSSRSVSTSSTSSSRSSSLAKKPDEFKELDMARRRKELEALLNRPTKSILKKRVDSEDSPVSVQNIESPRVPLDSATMSREAERFLTAVKGMEPSMLASMLGELRDDPHMVQSASLNPALSGILGLLEGVAGQQDEKKNTDIEDEEKFLYGDEDDSTERSRPPIEAPQQSEVYGDTENALYEDSASHHDVLKKEYCAPGVAQPHLLGQDASGDHASCGHQQQVDMRYHSRSSITPDQNIRIEVPNLGYPPGTGPLEENERHEVEEYEKIQDLLKTIGLDLGVTEISKMAARTQERLHGKKPPPKTPTRRPEKRRHRDSSDSSDSGGYHRRRKTHSRSGSSSSSSRSRSLSSDSGCKKRKKSPPSNRGRGHGKAQSSKEKSVSESVPQSSDPKAMMAHPAHAMSAYPQAQPHGLIAPNYPPPGYGQYGNYMPYMPQQWPLYPPPSMSIPPQSPNEDVLSAPPFDRTYLQSVQTSESDIKGNGKGSSRAGSSHERRGSEEKNNESQKQKVLEEREKLRQERDIRMKKKEYLMKELERLRKQQGELLRKKRREKDGHKDPLLTEISRLQEEVISQISVLRKEHEAAEKKRSEIDKVAVILGLSASDKPQKVSRAAGNLEQPVTAEKKEPVGIPEKSTSSKMTSSSRALPDKQKQNSSAPPSVIPNNLFEYYDAGNHWCQHCNVTSGSMFDFFTHLHSKLHKKTQDPYSRPWAPSSTKNEKNDSSERKWLSLLKVLFTAGTLPQYSVTESKTMQRSTLSEEHRKGKHQCQISVGISWFNPFYCVFVLIGSELLLPVRGFFCQLCEEFYGDAICAEEHVTSHMHNEKYKKQMYENPLYEQRRNLDRQAGLNLEGGKKLKLKHEQQNRDSVEKEDKPKHNKKKDEEKSKPKKKEEKKDDERPNVGKKEEEKPLYNKKDEDDKNKCFAKEESDRYKYSKEMEERSKHSKREEEYRYKYGKEEERYPYRREDDNLYKHHREEDERSRCGRGDERPKHSWRDDDSEERVRYNRGKESRSKYDRKEEEKYRFEKEKGKPNEDGLSKKDRAGHSRPEETSGSKKQSEKPAEKLSEPPKIICGPSPAMRAKLRKKSEDATKGVPAAPVAFGKFSWKKKESELAKEAERVAAEFLKDEEAKEAERQDGDEDPYSKSVAIAKSIAVKLSGTAVIPNTWVPYQSNRGRIRPNLPAPSMVLRKSVGEFSKPAPLNAFLSIRPPSAGTVPPMSVTENQPTIDPMLPQDIISKAFGGQEVVLNPPDEFVSPILSVPLDVMDTKDEPSTNMSMLMMMESDVGAPGVPECEQNRAVLVQPPPLMARYQPEVGKSDKPKSNLAAAKAQDLFDIFYSSSVPSHTSTVTKLSGSKNKEPVESVALKTLKAQPQAKLQTEPQSSPLPKTEPQSTPLSQTEPQSILQSQPEPKCELQFHPLPQPELQLQPEPQPQLHPGLAHENCTSAEIGIRDPKECESGLGSEIKDTLANDDPSAEPMEITTEALGLPADVLTLDFDYNFSFE from the exons ATGGGTTATGGACCCATGTCAGGCCCACCAGATCCTCAAGGATTTGcaacagtgcccatgatgccaGGCTATGGACCAGTGGGTGAATATGGTGCAGTGGCCAATTATGCCACTATCCCTCCTCCGGTGTGGCCAACTGAG GCCAGCACTTGTGTTCCATCAAACCAAGAAGTGATTGTCAACCCTGCCCCAGACCAGCCAGCATGG ATTAAAGCCTTGATATCTGGCCCGGAAAGCACTGAGAAAACCACTGAGTCCACATCTCCGAATGAGCCAAACCAGCCCAAGGATGAGTCCAAGAAGCCCAAGGATGAGTCCAAGGCCAGCACAAAGAAGGCTAAACCACAAGGATTACTTGGGACAAGAACCTTTGACAa GCCTCCTCCTGGAAGATCCACAGGGATCATTTCATTCATTGGG CCAAGCTACGGTTTTATTGAAAGAGAGGACCTAAAGAAATTCACCTTTAGCTTTGATGCATTTTTTGGGAGTCGAAAGGCCTTGGCACCAGGTGTCAGAGTTCACTTTACAGCATGCAAAGAGATG TCTAATGAGATTGCCACTGATGTAAAAGTGGCCCCGGGTGGAACTGAGAATGTTGACACTGAGATATACGAAGGAGTTGTCATCGAAAGTTATACTGAAGCGCAG ATTGGTGTAAGGCAGAAACCCGGATATATAGAAGTCAATGTTGGTCCTGAGAAATCCAAGTTGCCTTACGAGAAACGAGACTGCACGGTCACTCTGTTGGCAGGGGACCATGTTCTGATCAATCTCTTAACTGACATAGTTACCCAGAACAAGAGAGCCACCAACATCAAGCCAAAGATTCCTGCCACGTTTAAACATacagaggagacgagagaaaaG GGTGCTATCTTGGACATAAAGGACACAGAAGGTATAATTGTGTCAGAGGACCACCCTAACCTGCCCTTTGACCTGACTGAAAACCTGGGTGATACAGAGTTCAGCCCCACAGATGAAGTGGAGTTTACTGTCATCTCA gttaaagagaaaaagaaggctATTCGAGTCAGAAAGCTGAAGGGAGGATCCGTGAAATTTGATTCTGAGACCCAAAGTGTGCTGGAGGAGGTCAAGGAAAAAGAGGAGATCAAGAAGAAAGAAGAGGTTGCTCTAGCCAAAGACAAG TGGAAGCCAGTGAGCTCGGAGTTGCCACCTGTGATGACTGAGGTTGTGGAGGACATCAGTAAGGAACAGTATGAGGGAACAGTCCTCAAAGCTATCCTCAAGAATCCTCAGCAGCTGCCA GCAGAGGGACACGAGTCTGAGAAGGGCAAGTTGGTGATGACACTGGCAGGTGAACAGAAGCAGTTAACGTTTGAGCCACAAGACATTCGGACCGCTGCCACCATGTTGGACGGCGATAAGATCAAGTTCAACATCTCGACCCACAGAGAAACCAAGAAAGAGCGGGCAGTCAACGTCAATATTTCACCAGAAACATTTGCGGAATCAACTGAACAACGTCGAACG GGTATGGTGGTGGAGATCGAGGACCTGTCGGGGTTCATTAAATGCCAGCAAAACCCTCAGCTTTTTTTCCACATGTCTGAAGTGATGGAGTTTAAAAAACTGGAGCTCAACGAAAAGGTGGAGTTCAGTGTCATCCCA caTGAAACGGCGGAAGGTGGGAGTCAGGCAATCAGGATCAAACGTCTGACTGAGAGAGTCTTCCTCCCTGTGCCCAAGCTAGGGGGAGTGGGAACCAAAAAAATAAAG AAGCAGATGACTATCAAGCTAATGAAGGATTCTACCACCAATCTCGATGA CAAGGGCAAACCAGAGGACATGAAAACAAAACTTCCAACCGAGTCTGACAAAATGAAAGCCGTTGTCAAAACCCTGAGGTCAAAGGACAACAAGCCCAGCACAGGACGTAAAGACAGCGACAGCAGGCGACGGCGAAACGAACGCAGCAAGAGCCGCAGCAGGAGTCCCGGTAAAGACGCGTTCGGCCGCCACAGGAGAGCGCCGAGCTTGAGCCGGGAGCAAGATAGACACAGCCGGCCCAGGCGCAGTCGGAGCAGGGAGAGGTCGCGCAGACGCAGCCGCAGTCACAGCAGGAGccggagcaggagcagggagagaatgGGCTCCAAGGGACGCAGCAGCAGGGAGTATGAGGGCAGCGGTCAGAGGAGGAGCCGGGACTCCAGCCTGCCTCCAGGGGAACCCAGGCACGGCGGAGGAGTGGACCAGGAGCTCGCCAGGAAGAAAAGGGAGCTTGAGGAACTCAATGATATGATCGCTCGCCGTAAAGCCATGGTGACCATGGCGCCGCCGAGGGGAGGCATCCTGGATATGAGGCCAATGGAAAAGACCTGCATAGACTACGACCATGGCAGGATCGCTGTCCCAATCACCGAATTCAAGCCAGTGAAATCCATTCTGAAGAAACGCACTGAAAGTGTTTCTGGGCCTTTGTTCCCAATTAAG AATGAACCCCCTGATCATGACCAGTACCACTACAATCCACCTACACTTGACCATATTCAGTCATTCGATTCACCAGAACAAAGCCATCTTTTGTATACCCAGAGATCCAGTAAAATGTCATATTATGACGATTCCCCATATGAACAAACTTCGGCACAGGATCATTTTTATCAAAGCCAATCTCTTCAGGAACATTCTGctcctgtcaacacacacactgcttatcAGACTCCCCCAAGTCAACATAATCCCAGTCAACCCACTCCAAATCAACTGTCACCTCAGCAAACTCCACCTAGCCAATCTCCTCCATGCCAATCTCCCCCTGGTCAGCCTTCCTCCAAACAGAATCCACAAAGCCTCctttccagccagtccaccctccatcccattATCCCTAAACAACCTTCCCCTGGCCCGTCTTCATCAAGTAAACGtaattcctctcctcccagccaaaAGTCATCCCCTGAAGAAAAACGTAACTTGACCACCCAGATCAGCAGATTTCTTAACATCCTCAACAAAGGCGTGGACACCAGTCTTTTCTCAACAATAGTTCAGGAGGCTCAAGATGAGATTTCAGTGTTGGCAGAGAACACCCAGGTAGTGCCACAGAGCCACCCTGAGCTAAATGCTGGCAAATACGACCCTCACAGTGTAAGAGAGGCAGACCCGGAGAAGACATTCAGTTTCAGCCGCAACGTATTAAAATCTCCTGATGAACACGACAGCTGCAAAACTACTGACCACAGTCAAGATGATCTGTTGCCGCATGAGAGAGCTATCCAGGATGGTAGTGGATTTTCTCGAATACTGAGCATGGCGCAGGAGAAATATTCTCCCAGTGCCTACCAGAAAGCAACCGACTTGGATGAAGATGAGAAGTTCCTCTACCATGGTAAGGGCTCTGCAGCTGATGGTGAACACTACAAAAGGTCCTCGGGGTCAAGGGAAAGGCAGAAACCAGTGAGTGAAGGCAGGAAATTGAGTCCAACTAGACAGACCAGGGAGGGTAGTACCAGCAAGTCTGAGCATTTTGACAAGATCCAGAGCCTTCTCCGCACCATCGGCCTGAATCTTGACACAGGAGAGGTCTCCAAGCTGGCAGACAGGACCCAGGAGAGACTCTATGGACGAACAGAGAAATCGTCTTCAGAGcgctcagagagagagcgggaacaCTCGTCATCGAGGAGAGATGATCGACATCGGAGTCGTACGCGCTCCGCCGACTCTGAAAATCTCCGGTCCACCTCCCCTGCAAGGTTGTCCAGTCGAAAACCATATTCCAGCTACGAGCCTACGTCCGAATATAGTGGGTTCCTTGACCAGAAAGAAGAGGAAGCCTTGGAGAAGGCTAGACAGATGCAGAGCCTCACCAAGACTGTGAGGAACGCATCCGAACAGACAATGCCCATCACCCCTCCGTCTAACCCCACCCCTGTCACGTCCTCATCGTCACTGTACCCAGATCAACTGCCTGGCTATTCTTATTCCACCACCGACTATGGCTGGCACCAGGGGGCTAGCACACAGTATACCATACCACCAACCTCTGCTGCTCCCTCCTCATGTCAACAGGCACCTGGGGTGTACCAGCAAGCACAATACTCTTCCTACGTTGGACACACATCTAGCCTGCCTACCCATTATTACGGGCAGCCACCAGCAGGTCCTCCCCCCGTATCTCCTTATCCATTACATTCTTTAGCTCCCATAGTTCAGTCTACTTCCCTTGCAAAACCTCAACAAGTAAATACCTTGATACAGGTTACGCCAATGAGTTCCACGAGTGATGACTCCAAGCAGACGGTTGTAGCCACATCCGTCTCTAGGTGCCTCAAGGTCATTGAAACTGTCAAAACCAAGACGGTACAGAAAGAGTCGCCTAAACCAGGGAAGGTGGTCCAGTTCAATTTGCAGTCCTCCGAGGCAGCACAGCCGCATGCTGCATCAACCGTGGGTAAACAAGCCTTGTCAGGATCAGAGGATGATATCGAggccaaacaaaaaaaacgg CTGGAACAATTTAACCAGAGGATGATGGAGAAGAGTAAGCAACAATTTACCCAGAGGATGATTGATAAGCAGCAAATGAAGGATTTGCGGGCTCGAAACCAAAATCAGAACAACCCACCAG GCAAAGTTCTCAGCACCGAGCCTAAGAACATATGGATTTGTGGTCACTCGCTTATTTATTGGGcagagatgagggccaagtcACCCGAGGTAGGTATGCAGCTGGGCATGGACCCCagcagtgtggttgtgtggtggAAGGGCATGCAGGGCATGACATGGCCACAGCTCCTGCCCCAGCTGCTCCAGCTAAAGATCAAGTGGCCTAACCCAGATGTGATCATCATGCACCTGGGTGGCAATGATCTGGGCACTGATAGCCCTACTGATCTTCTAGCCTCTGTGAAAAAAGACCTGACCTCCATGAGAAGTATTTTCCCACAATGCCTGTTGGTCTGGTCAGATATCCTGCCCCGGAGGGTCTGGAGGCACTCCGAGGACAGTCTTGAAGTGGACCTGGTCAGAGCCACCGTCAACCGCAGGGTTCACAGCATTATAGCTGAGCTAGGTGGCACTGCTCTTACCCATGACAACATCAGGTGTGGTACTGATACAGGCCTGTACAGGCCTGATGGAGTTCATTTGTCTGGGAAAGGTATTGATACCTATAACCTGAACCTGCAGGACTTTCTGGAGAAGTGGGAGATGGAGGCAAATAATGCCACTGAGT ctagctatctagctaaaATGTACGGAGGTCGGCCTCCACCTCGAGATGAATATCCTCCGTACAAAGGCCGTGGTCCCTCGCCCCGAGGTTCGCATACTGGACCTGGGCGGCCCTATACTCGGCCCATTACAAGGGATGACAGAGGTAGGCCGCGGGCTCCAGTACATCACGGATACCATGACCATGGATCTGCCGACACATACAGACGTTCTCCGCCACGCAGGAGGTACTCTTCTCCTGATCCAGGAAGTGATAGACGTGCAGGCGGTGAATATTGGGGCAGCGTTCCTCCTAGAGAA AGATCCCCATCACCTCCCCGTGGTAGGATCCCCATAGACCACAGTCTGGTGATTACGGTGGGGAATGAGCGGACCGGATCTGGAACTGTGCCCCCTCGGAATTCCATACCTTATGATAG AGATTACACACCTAGACCTGCTTATGATGGGACTGATGACCATGGACAAAGAAGGCGAAGTCCAAGCAGAGGGAGAAGCCGACCACAAAGTCGCAGCCCAGTGGCTGGGCGGAGCAAGAGTCGTCCTCGTAGTCACAGCGGGAGCCCTAATAGAAGCAGGGCAAGAAGCCGAGCGAGGAGCAAGAGTCGTCCTCGCAGTCACAGCGGGAGCCCTAATAGAAGCAGGGCAAGAAGCCGAGCCAGGAGCAAGAGTCGTCCTCGAAGTCACAGCCGCAGTCGCAGCCCTGACAGTAGCAGGGCCAGGAGCCGTGCAAGGAGCAGGAGTCGGCCTCAGTCCAGGTCCAGGAGCAGGAGTCTTGAAAAGAGCCGAGGACGCAGTGTGAGCCGAGCCCACAGTACGAGCAGGGcccagagcagagggagaagtGTGGGCAGGAAAAGGAGTAGCAGTCGCAGTGTCagtaccagcagcaccagcagtagTCGGAGTTCCAGTTTAGCCAAGAAGCCTGACGAGTTCAAGGAGCTGGATATGGCACGACGCCGTAAAGAGTTAGAGGCTTTGCTCAACAGGCCCACCAAATCCATACTGAAGAAACGTGTTGACTCTGAGGACTCCCCTGTATCAGTGCAG AATATCGAGTCTCCTAGAGTCCCTTTAGATAGTGCGACTATGTCCAGAGAGGCTGAGCGCTTCCTGACTGCAGTTAAAGGTATGGAACCCAGCATGTTAGCCTCCATGTTGGGAGAGTTGAGAGACGACCCTCACATGGTCCAGAGCGCTAGTCTCAACCCTGCACTCTCCGGGATCCTTGGCCTCCTGGAAGGAGTTGCTGGACAGCAGGATGAGAAAAAGAACACCGACATTGAAGATGAGGAGAAATTCCTATATGGAGATGAGGATGATTCAACAGAGAGATCCAGACCTCCAATAGAAGCTCCCCAACAGTCAGAGGTCTATGGTGATACAGAGAATGCACTCTACGAGGATTCTGCATCCCATCATGATGTGTTGAAAAAAGAATACTGTGCCCCAGGAGTGGCCCAACCACACCTACTGGGCCAGGATGCTAGTGGAGACCATGCGTCCTGCGGCCATCAACAACAGGTGGATATGAGGTATCACAGCAGATCTTCTATTACCCCAGACCAAAACATCAGAATTGAAGTTCCTAACCTTGGCTATCCACCAGGgacaggcccactggaagagaatgagagacatgAAGTGGAGGAGTATGAGAAGATCCAGGACTTGCTCAAAACCATTGGATTGGACCTTGGTGTGACTGAGATCAGCAAAATGGCTGCCAGGACTCAGGAACGCCTGCATGGAAAGAAGCCCCCACCAAAGACCCCCACCCGTCGCCCTGAGAAGAGACGCCATCGTGATTCTTCAGACAGTTCAGACAGTGGCGGGTATCATCGTAGGCGCAAGACCCATAGTCGGAGTGGGAGTTCTAGCAGCAGCAGTCGAAGCCGAAGCCTGAGCAGTGACTCCGGATGTAAGAAGCGGAAGAAGTCGCCTCCATCTAACAGGGGGCGTGGCCATGGAAAGGCTCAAAGCTCCAAAGAGAAGTCCGTGTCTGAATCGGTGCCTCAGTCTTCTGATCCAAAAGCAATGATGGCTCACCCAGCTCACGCCATGTCTGCCTACCCACAAGCCCAGCCGCATGGTCTGATCGCCCCAAACTATCCACCCCCTGGATATGGTCAGTACGGGAACTACATGCCTTACATGCCTCAACAGTGGCCACTGTACCCCCCTCCATCCATGAGTATTCCACCTCAGTCTCCGAATGAAGACGTCTTGAGTGCCCCGCCATTTGACAGGACATACCTTCAATCTGTCCAGACCTCAGAGTCTGATATAAAAG GGAATGGAAAGGGAAGTTCTAGAGCAGGGAGCAGCCATGAGCGGAGAGGTTCAGAAGAGAAAAACAACGAAAGTCAGAAACAAAAG GTGCTAGAGGAACGGGAAAAACTGAGACAAGAAAGAGACATCCGCATGAAAAAGAAAGAGTATCTCATGAAGGAACTGGAAAGACTTAGAAAACAGCAAG GTGAGCTTCTTCGAAAAAAGCGCCGCGAGAAAGATGGCCACAAAGACCCATTATTGACAGAGATCAGTCGCCTGCAGGAGGAGGTCATTTCCCAGATCTCTGTTCTACGCAAAGAACACGAGGCAGCCGAGAAGAAGCGCTCCGAAATTGATAAGGTGGCTGTCATTTTGGGACTGAGTGCATCTGACAAGCCGCAGAAAGTGAGCAGGGCCGCTGGGAATCTTGAACAACCAGTAACTGCAGAGAAGAAGGAGCCAGTTGGTATCCCAGAGAAGTCCACTTCCTCTAAG ATGACATCGTCCTCAAGAGCACTTCCAGACAAACAGAAGCAGAATTCCAGCGCTCCACCTTCAGTGATCCCCAACAACCTATTTGAATACTATGATGCGGGAAACCATTGGTGTCAACACTGTAATGTCACCTCTGGTTCCATGTTCGATTTTTTCACACATTTGCATAGCAAATTGCACAAAAAG ACACAGGATCCATACAGCAGACCATGGGCACCAAGTTCTACAAAAAATGAGAAGAATGACTCTTCG GAGAGAAAATGGTTAAGCCTGCTAAAG GTTCTGTTCACAGCCGGAACACTGCCACAGTATTCTGTCACTGAAAGCAAAACAATGCAAAGAA GTACTCTCTCTGAGGAGCACCGCAAAGGTAAACACCAGTGTCAGATCTCTGTTGGTATCAGTTGGTTTAATCCCTTTTACTGTGTCTTTGTCCTCATAGGGTCTGAATTATTGCTGCCTGTGAGGGGATTTTTCTGCCAGCTATGTGAGGAGTTCTATGGCGATGCAATTTGCGCAGAGGAGCATGTCACCAGCCATATGCATAATGAAAAATACAAG AAACAAATGTACGAGAATCCACTCTATGAACAGAGAAGGAACCTGGACCGCCAGGCTGGACTTAATCTGGAAGGTGGAAAAAAGCTCAAATTGAAACATGAGCAACAGAACAGAGACAGTGTTGAGAAAGAAGACAAACCCAAACACAACAAAaagaaggatgaggagaaatCTAAACCCAAGAAAAAGGAGGAAAAGAAGGATGATGAAAGGCCCAATGTTggcaagaaagaggaagagaaacctTTGTATAATAAGAAAGATGAGGACGATAAAAACAAGTGCTTCGCGAAGGAGGAGTCAGACAGATACAAGTATAGCaaggagatggaagagaggtCTAAGCACagtaagagagaagaggagtatAGATACAAAtatgggaaggaggaggagcgatACCCATATCGCAGGGAGGACGACAACCTGTACAAACAtcacagagaggaagatgagagatCTAGATGCGGTAGGGGAGACGAGAGGCCCAAACACAGTTGGAGGGATGATGACAGCGAGGAAAGGGTTCGATACAATCGGGGGAAAGAGTCCAGGTCCAAATATgataggaaggaggaggagaagtatAGATTTGAAAAAGAGAAGGGGAAACCCAACGAGGATGGACTGTCTAAAAAAGACAGGGCTGGGCATTCACGTCCTGAAGAGACGTCAGGATCGAAAAAGCAGTCTGAGAAACCTGCGGAGAAGCTAAGTGAGCCTCCCAAAATAATCTGCGGGCCGAGTCCAGCAATGAGGGCGAAATTGCGCAAGAAAAGCGAAGACGCCACTAAAGGAGTGCCAGCAGCCCCGGTGGCTTTTGGGAAGTTCAGttggaagaaaaaagaaagcgaACTTGCAAAAGAAGCTGAGAGAGTGGCGGCAGAGTTCTTAAAAGACGAGGAAGCCAAGGAAGCAGAAAGGCAAGACGGAGATGAGGATCCTTACTCAAAGTCTGTGGCGATAGCCAAGAGTATCGCTGTCAAGCTTTCAGGCACTGCTGTTATCCCTAATACCTGGGTACCGTACCAATCTAACCGTGGCAGGATACGTCCTAACCTTCCGGCCCCCTCAATGGTCCTGAGGAAGTCAGTTGGGGAGTTCAGCAAGCCTGCACCTCTAAATGCTTTCCTCTCCATCAGGCCACCCAGTGCTGGTACAGTGCCCCCAATGTCAGTTACAGAGAACCAGCCTACAATTGATCCCATGCTACCCCAAGATATAATCTCCAAAGCCTTTGGTGGTCAGGAGGTGGTTTTGAACCCGCCAGATGAGTTTGTTAGTCCCATTCTTTCCGTTCCCTTGGATGTTATGGACACAAAAGATGAACCTTCCACAAATATGTCTATGCTGATGATGATGGAGTCTGATGTAGGTGCACCGGGTGTGCCAGAGTGCGAGCAGAACCGTGCAGTGCTTGTccaaccccctcctctcatgGCCAGATACCAACCAGAAGTCGGGAAATCAGACAAACCTAAGTCCAATCTTGCAGCAGCAAAAGCTCAAGATTTGTTTGACATATTCTACAGCAGCAGTGTCCCATCCCACACAAGTACGGTCACAAAATTATCTGGCTCTAAAAATAAGGAACCCGTGGAATCTGTAGCCCTTAAAACCCTAAAAGCCCAGCCTCAAGCTAAACTTCAAACAGAACCCCAGTCTTCCCCACTACCCAAAACTGAGCCCCAGTCTACCCCTTTATCCCAAACCGAGCCCCAGTCTATACTTCAATCTCAACCTGAACCCAAGTGTGAACTCCAGTTTCATCCTCTGCCCCAACCTGAACTTCAGCTTCAACCTGAACCACAACCCCAACTACATCCAGGGTTAGCTCACGAAAACTGTACTAGTGCTGAAATTGGCATTCGAGACCCAAAGGAGTGTGAAAGTGGGCTTGGGTCTGAGATCAAGGACACCCTTGCTAATGATGATCCCTCTGCCGAGCCCATGGAAATCACAACAGAAGCACTGGGTCTCCCAGCTGATGTCCTTACATTAGACTTTGATTACAACTTTTCCTTTGAGTGA